A genome region from Bacteroides stercoris ATCC 43183 includes the following:
- a CDS encoding NADP-specific glutamate dehydrogenase: protein MNAAKVLEDLKRRFPNEPEYHQAVEEVLSTIEEEYNKHPEFDKANLIERLCIPDRVYQFRVTWVDDKGNVQTNMGYRVQHNNAIGPYKGGIRFHASVNLSILKFLAFEQTFKNSLTTLPMGGGKGGSDFSPRGKSNAEVMRFVQAFMLELWRHIGPETDVPAGDIGVGGREVGFMFGMYKKLAHEFTGTFTGKGREFGGSLIRPEATGYGNIYFLLEMLKTRGTDLKGKTCLISGSGNVAQYTAEKVLEMGGKVLTMSDSDGYIYDPAGIDREKLDYIMELKNLYRGRIREYAEQYPGVKYVEGARPWGEKADIALPSATQNEINGDDAKKLIANGVMAVSEGANMPSTPEAIKVFQEAKILYAPGKAANAGGVSVSGLEMTQNSIKLGWSAEEVDEKLKSIMKNIHEACVQYGTEADGYVNYVKGANVAGFMKVAKAMMSQGIL, encoded by the coding sequence ATGAATGCAGCTAAGGTATTAGAAGATTTGAAAAGACGGTTCCCCAATGAACCGGAGTATCATCAGGCAGTAGAAGAAGTGCTTTCTACCATTGAAGAAGAGTACAACAAACATCCGGAGTTCGACAAAGCCAATCTGATTGAACGTCTTTGCATCCCCGATCGCGTTTACCAGTTCCGTGTTACTTGGGTGGATGACAAGGGTAACGTACAAACCAACATGGGTTACCGTGTACAGCACAACAACGCCATCGGTCCGTACAAAGGCGGTATCCGTTTCCACGCTTCCGTGAACCTCTCCATTCTGAAATTCCTTGCTTTCGAACAGACTTTCAAAAACTCGCTGACTACCCTGCCTATGGGTGGCGGTAAAGGCGGTTCGGACTTCTCTCCGCGCGGCAAGTCAAATGCAGAGGTGATGCGTTTCGTTCAGGCTTTCATGCTGGAGCTGTGGCGCCACATCGGTCCCGAGACCGACGTTCCTGCCGGTGACATCGGTGTAGGCGGCCGCGAAGTAGGTTTCATGTTCGGCATGTACAAGAAACTGGCTCACGAGTTTACCGGAACCTTTACGGGAAAAGGCCGCGAATTCGGCGGCTCGCTGATTCGTCCGGAAGCCACGGGTTACGGCAACATCTACTTCTTGCTGGAAATGCTGAAAACCAGAGGTACAGACCTCAAGGGCAAGACCTGCCTGATTTCCGGTTCGGGTAACGTGGCTCAGTACACTGCCGAGAAAGTACTGGAGATGGGCGGCAAAGTCCTGACAATGTCCGATTCCGACGGTTACATATACGACCCCGCAGGTATCGACCGTGAAAAGCTGGATTACATCATGGAACTCAAGAACCTCTACCGTGGACGCATCCGCGAATATGCAGAGCAATATCCGGGCGTTAAGTATGTGGAAGGTGCACGTCCCTGGGGCGAAAAAGCAGATATCGCTCTGCCTTCTGCCACTCAGAATGAAATCAACGGTGACGATGCCAAGAAACTTATCGCCAACGGTGTAATGGCAGTATCCGAAGGTGCAAACATGCCTTCTACTCCCGAAGCTATCAAAGTGTTCCAGGAAGCCAAGATTCTGTATGCTCCGGGCAAGGCAGCCAATGCCGGCGGTGTATCGGTATCGGGCCTCGAAATGACCCAGAACTCCATTAAACTGGGCTGGAGCGCCGAAGAAGTGGACGAAAAGCTGAAAAGCATCATGAAGAACATCCACGAGGCTTGCGTGCAGTACGGAACGGAAGCCGACGGTTACGTAAATTACGTAAAGGGCGCCAACGTTGCCGGATTTATGAAAGTAGCCAAGGCAATGATGTCGCAAGGTATCCTGTAA